A region of Solanum dulcamara chromosome 7, daSolDulc1.2, whole genome shotgun sequence DNA encodes the following proteins:
- the LOC129896379 gene encoding uncharacterized protein LOC129896379 produces MGWYRRSKFGIDAFRSFATKFSLKNSIRTNHCNSLVSNALGKPSPSGSSRILRNSCFQYGIKQNQYSGPFFGRARRYYYVDRHQIHHFRPRGPHRWFQNPRNVLIVVLVGSGLVITVYLGNLETIPYTKRTHFVLFSKDIERRLGESQFQEMKASFRGKILPAIHPESVRVRLIATDIIEALQRGLRKEKVWTDLHYASDAVEPHETSGHETLMALSDGNPGAKWNKEDEILDDSWVQQSRKRGQEKGSESATGHIEGLKWEVLVVNDPVVNAFCLPGGKIVVFTGLLEHFRTDAEIATIIGHEVGHAVARHAVEGITKNLWFAIIQLVLYQFVMPDVVNTMSALFLRLPFSRRMEMEADYIGLLLMASAGYNPRIAPSVYEKLGKISGESALRDYLSTHPSGKKRAQLLAQAKVMDEALAIYREVQAGKGIEGFL; encoded by the exons ATGGGATGGTACAGAAGATCAAAATTTGGCATTGATGCTTTTCGCAGTTTCGCAACAAAGTTTTCACTCAAGAATTCAATACGAACCAACCACTGCAATTCTTTGGTATCGAATGCTCTAGGCAAACCTAGTCCATCTGGGTCCTCACGGATTTTGAGAAATTCGTGCTTTCAATATGGAATTAAGCAAAATCAGTACAGTGGCCCTTTCTTCGGTAGGGCTAGAAGATATTACTATGTTGATCGACACCAAATTCATCACTTTCGGCCAAGGGGTCCTCACAGATGGTTTCAGAATCCAAGAAATGTTCTTATTGTTGTCTTAGTGGGTTCAGGATTAGTGATAACTGTTTATCTGGGTAATTTGGAGACTATACCCTATACAAAAAGAACCCATTTTGTGCTTTTTTCTAAAGATATTGAGAGAAGGCTGGGTGAGTCTCAGTTTCAAGAGATGAAAGCGTCATTCAGAGGGAAAATATTGCCGGCGATACACCCGGAAAGTGTTAGGGTGAGACTGATAGCTACAGATATAATTGAAGCTTTACAAAGAGGATTGCGAAAAGAGAAGGTATGGACTGATCTTCACTACGCATCAGATGCCGTGGAACCTCATGAGACTAGTGGGCATGAGACTTTGATGGCATTAAGTGATGGTAACCCTGGCGCAAAGTGGAATAAAGAGGATGAGATTCTAGATGACAGTTGGGTTCAGCAAAGTAGAAAGAGGGGACAGGAGAAGGGGTCAGAATCTGCTACCGGGCATATAGAGGGATTGAAGTGGGAGGTTTTGGTTGTAAATGATCCTGTTGTAAATGCCTTCTGTTTGCCTGGTGGGAAGATTGTAGTTTTCACAGGGTTGCTCGAACATTTTAGGACGGATGCTGAAATTGCAACCATCATTGGGCATGAG GTTGGGCATGCTGTGGCTCGCCATGCTGTTGAGGGAATTACAAAAAACTTGTGGTTTGCGATCATTCAACTGGTTCTTTATCAATTTGTTATGCCTGATGTTGTTAACACCATGTCAGCCCTATTTCTAAGGCTTCCATTCTCACGCAG GATGGAGATGGAAGCAGATTACATAGGGCTGCTGTTGATGGCTTCTGCTGGATATAACCCTCGAATAGCTCCCTCAGTCTATGAGAAGCTGGGCAAAATTTCTGGCGAATCAGCCTTGAGAGATTATCTGTCTACTCATCCTTCTGGGAAGAAGAGAGCGCAGTTGTTGGCTCAGGCTAAAGTAATGGATGAAGCCCTTGCAATATATAGGGAAGTGCAGGCAGGGAAGGGGATTGAGGGTTTCCTATAG
- the LOC129896180 gene encoding DEAD-box ATP-dependent RNA helicase 7-like, translated as MPAFVENETMASEDLKELKNSGKGSSADSPKKSKKTKIDSGSDSEELKKRKKKDKNRKALNFDDGNSEVLEPSNLNKDEKKKKKKKKKKEDEAKLVEDGVEEKEEDPNALSNFSISVPLREALIAKGINALFPIQAMTFDTILDGSDLVGRARTGQGKTLAFVLPILESLVNGPTKVSRKTGYGRAPSVLVLLPTRELALQVFVDFEVYGGAVGLTSCCLYGNSPMGQQQVQLKRGVDIVVGTPGRVKDHIERGNIDFRSLKFRVLDEVDEMLKIGFVDDVEFILGKVEDASQVQTLLFSATLPSWVKHISSKFLKPDKKTADLVGDEKMKASKNVRHIIIPCSSSARSQLIPDVIRCYSSGGRTIIFTETRGYASELARILPGARALHGEIQQSQREITLSGFRSGKFLTLVATNVAARGLDIDNVQLIIQCEPPRDVEAYIHRSGRTGRAGNTGVAVMLYDPKKSNISKIERESGVKFEHLPVPQSADVAKAAGKEAAEAVAEISDSVIPAFKAAAEELLHTSELSPAELLAKALAKAAGYSEIKSRSLLSSMENCVTLLLECGRPIFSPSFAYNVLRGFLSEDKVESIKGLTLTADGKGAVFDVSADDLDTFLAGKNAQGVSLEVVKELPRLQEQDQSRGGRFGGGRGRFSDRRNGGRVSGGRGGRSGGGRGYGNFGRRW; from the exons ATGCCTGCATTTGTTGAAAACGAAACAATGGCGTCTGAAGATTTGAAGGAGCTGAAGAATAGCGGAAAGGGGTCATCCGCCGACTCCCCTAAGAAGTCGAAGAAGACCAAAATAGATTCTGGGTCTGATTCAGAGGAgctgaagaagagaaagaagaaagataagAATCGTAAAGCTTTAAACTTTGATGATGGGAATTCGGAGGTTTTGGAACCGAGTAATCTGAATAAGgatgaaaagaagaagaagaagaagaagaagaaaaaggaggatGAGGCTAAATTGGTGGAGGATGGTGTTGAGGAGAAAGAGGAGGATCCTAATGCCTTGTCTAATTTTAGCATTTCAGTGCCATTGAGAGAAGCTTTGATTGCCAAAGGGATAAATGCGCTGTTTCCTATTCAAGCTATGACATTTGATACCATCTTGGATGGGTCTGACTTGGTTGGTCGAGCTCGCACTGGTCAG GGTAAAACATTGGCCTTTGTGTTGCCCATATTGGAGTCCTTAGTAAATGGACCTACTAAAGTATCACGGAAAACAGGGTATGGGAGGGCTCCAAGTGTCCTAGTGCTTTTACCTACTAGAGAGTTGGCACTTCAG GTGTTTGTTGactttgaagtttatggtgggGCTGTGGGGCTAACTTCATGTTGTTTATATGGAAATTCCCCCATGGGACAACAACAAGTTCAATTGAAAAGAGGAGTTGATATTGTCGTAGGTACTCCTGGAAGAGTCAAG GACCACATCGAAAGAGGAAATATTGATTTCAGGTCCCTAAAGTTTCGTGTTCTTGATGAAGTTGATGAAATGTTGAAAATTGGTTTTGTTGATGATGTTGAATTTATACTAG GCAAGGTAGAAGACGCTAGCCAAGTTCAAACACTTCTTTTCAGTGCCACTTTGCCAAGCTGGGTGAAGCAT ATATCTTCGAAGTTTCTCAAACCTGATAAGAAAACAGCTGATCTTGTTGGTGATGAGAAAATGAAGGCCAGTAAGAATGTGAGGCATATTATTATACCTTGCTCTAGTTCAGCCAGATCTCAGCTGATTCCTGATGTCATTCGCTGCTACAGCAG TGGTGGACGCACAATTATTTTCACTGAGACAAGGGGTTATGCTTCGGAGCTAGCTCGGATATTGCCTGGGGCACGTGCCTTGCATGGAGAGATACAACAGTCCCAGCGTGAG ATTACACTTTCTGGATTCAGATCAGGAAAGTTCCTGACATTAGTGGCTACAAATGTAGCAGCCCGTGGATTGGATATCGACAACGTCCAGTTAATTATTCAG TGTGAGCCTCCACGTGATGTTGAAGCGTATATTCATCGCTCTGGCAGGACAGGACGAGCCG GAAATACTGGTGTTGCTGTAATGCTTTACGATCCTAAGAAGTCCAACATCTCTAAGATTGAAAGGGAATCTGGTGTCAAGTTCGAGCATCTACCTGTTCCACAGTCAGCTGATGTTGCTAAAGCGGCTGGGAAAGAAGCAGCAGAAGCAGTTGCTGAAATTTCTGATAG TGTAATACCTGCTTTCAAGGCTGCTGCAGAGGAACTTTTACATACCTCTGAACTATCACCAGCTGAATTGCTAGCGAAGGCACTTGCCAAGGCAGCT GGCTACTCTGAGATCAAGAGTCGGTCGCTTCTTTCTTCCATGGAGAACTGTGTCACACTACTTCTTGAGTGTGGGAGGCCCATATTTTCACCTTC CTTTGCTTATAATGTTTTGCGGGGGTTCCTATCTGAGGACAAGGTTGAGTCAATCAAAGGTCTTACTTTGACAGCCGATGGAAAGGGCGCGGTTTTTGATGTATCTGCTGATGACCTGGATACATTTCTAGCTG GGAAGAACGCACAAGGTGTAAGCTTAGAGGTAGTAAAAGAACTGCCTCGGTTGCAAGAGCAAGATCAGTCGAGAGGTGGAAGATTTGGTGGTGGTCGTGGTCGCTTCTCTGACAGGAGAAATGGAGGTCGAGTTTCTGGAGGCAGAGGCGGAAGAAGTGGTGGTGGGAGAGGTTATGGAAACTTTGGCCGTAGATGGTGA
- the LOC129896381 gene encoding uncharacterized protein LOC129896381 — MVSTNTMDDVEKQRNHPLHLLNSDTPGIPLTTNLLTGVENYTIWSRSVLLNLRAKSKIGFVKGTCKKSDYSSDLEEQWEKCNAFVLSWIVHSVSKDLMNGIMYASNAATVWADLKERFDKVDGSRGYQLHREICTIAQGTSSVSAYFTSLRLLWAEFDALIAPPSCGCPNSREYVGHLEYTRLYAFLMELNESYNQARSQILIMIPLPSVKKAYSMIMADESQKIIAGSYSGGDMGESSSTALYASKGKGHVNEHQLANSYGAKNAGNAGMTHAYMNEPSIAALYAGKPAFYN; from the coding sequence ATGGTGAGCACAAATACAATGGATGATGTAGAGAAGCAACGTAACCATCCTCTTCATCTCCTTAACTCTGATACTCCAGGGATACCTTTGACCACAAATCTGCTCACAGGAGTTGAAAATTATACAATATGGAGTAGATCGGTGCTGCTCAATCTGAGAGCTAAGAgcaaaattggatttgtcaaAGGAACCTGCAAAAAGAGTGATTACAGTAGTGATTTGGAAGAACAATGGGAGAAATGCAATGCTTTTGTCCTATCATGGATTGTTCATTCAGTTTCGAAGGACCTCATGAATGGGATCATGTATGCATCAAATGCAGCAACTGTGTGGGCAGATCTAAAGGAAAGGTTTGACAAAGTTGATGGATCTAGAGGTTACCAATTGCATAGAGAGATATGCACAATTGCACAGGGAACTTCATCTGTTTCAGCTTATTTCACGAGTTTAAGATTACTTTGGGCTGAGTTTGATGCATTAATTGCACCTCCATCATGTGGTTGTCCCAACTCTAGAGAGTATGTAGGACATTTGGAGTATACGAGACTGTATGCatttctgatggaacttaatgaaTCATACAATCAAGCACGTAGTCAAATACTAATAATGATCCCCTTGCCATCAGTCAAAAAGGCTTACTCAATGATCATGGCTGATGAGAGTCAAAAAATCATAGCTGGTTCATATTCAGGAGGAGATATGGGAGAATCTTCTTCAACAGCTTTGTATGCTAGTAAAGGGAAGGGACATGTGAATGAACATCAGTTAGCTAACTCGTATGGTGCAAAGAATGCAGGAAATGCAGGAATGACacatgcatatatgaatgagccTTCAATAGCAGCACTTTATGCAGGAAAACCAGCATTTTATAACTAA
- the LOC129896377 gene encoding pentatricopeptide repeat-containing protein At5g66520-like: MMEFQRLNLKNKLACLLENCRSMRDLKQIHAHITTSPQFFITDRWFLISRLIFFCTVSQSGSLSYADTVFRLVPRKTLFIYNAMIRAHASRIHDPNSSQPLILYKQMLFDGISPDSITFPFVLKHCASRVEEFVGPSVHSHVVNFGFHSDVFVQNSLITLYSQCGSASNARRMFDEMSNRDIVSWNSIIIGCLRNSELDMALELFRRMKKRNIVTWNSIITGFVQGGRPKEALKFFYGMQVSGDDMVSPDKMTIASVLSACASLGAVDQGRWVHDYLNGSGMECDMVIATALVDMYGKCGSVSRALDVFRAMKNKDVLSWTAMLSAFAINGNGREAFELFLDMETAGVRPNAVTFTALLSACAHSGLIEIGRWCFRVMRHAYHIEPQVQHYACMVDILGRAGLFDETEGLIINMPMEPDVFVWGALLGGCQMHQNFQLGEKVAWYLIALEPLNHAFYVNLCDIYAKARRFDHVKEIRAFMKEKGIEKTVPGCSTIEVNGVVCEFSIRGSPQVLMTEIKCVLASLIDEIGSSSNMSFVFEC; the protein is encoded by the coding sequence ATGATGGAGTTCCAACGGTTAAACTTGAAGAATAAACTAGCATGCTTGCTTGAGAATTGCAGGAGCATGAGAGATCTCAAGCAGATTCATGCCCATATCACTACATCCCCTCAGTTCTTCATCACTGACCGTTGGTTCTTAATCTCTCGCCTTATTTTCTTCTGTACAGTTTCTCAATCAGGGTCTCTCAGCTATGCTGACACCGTATTCAGACTCGTTCCTCGAAAAACTCTCTTCATTTACAACGCCATGATCAGAGCTCACGCTTCAAGAATCCATGACCCCAATTCATCTCAGCCCTTAATTTTGTACAAACAAATGCTCTTTGATGGTATTTCACCGGACTCTATTACATTTCCTTTCGTGTTAAAACATTGCGCCAGCAGAGTTGAAGAATTTGTCGGACCAAGTGTTCATTCCCATGTTGTTAATTTTGGGTTTCACAGTGATGTTTTTGTACAGAATTCTTTGATTACTCTGTATTCACAATGCGGGTCAGCAAGCAATGCACGGAGGATGTTTGATGAAATGTCTAACCGGGATATTGTTTCGTGGAATTCTATAATAATTGGGTGTTTGAGAAATTCAGAGCTGGATATGGCTTTAGAATTGTTTAGGAGAATGAAGAAAAGGAATATTGTCACTTGGAATTCAATTATCACGGGGTTCGTACAAGGAGGTAGGCCAAAGGAAGctttaaaattcttttatgGAATGCAAGTTTCTGGTGATGATATGGTTAGTCCAGATAAAATGACAATTGCTAGTGTGCTCTCAGCTTGTGCTTCTCTTGGCGCGGTTGATCAGGGAAGGTGGGTGCACGATTACTTGAATGGAAGCGGAATGGAGTGTGATATGGTGATTGCGACAGCATTAGTCGATATGTATGGAAAATGTGGGAGTGTTTCTAGAGCCCTTGATGTTTTTAGGGCAATGAAAAATAAGGATGTTTTGTCATGGACAGCTATGCTTTCTGCGTTTGCAATTAATGGGAATGGCAGGGAGGCTTTCGAGCTTTTCTTGGACATGGAAACGGCTGGAGTGAGACCTAATGCTGTGACTTTTACTGCGTTGCTGTCTGCTTGTGCTCATTCTGGCCTTATAGAGATAGGCCGCTGGTGTTTCCGTGTGATGAGGCATGCTTATCACATAGAACCACAAGTCCAACACTATGCTTGCATGGTTGACATTCTTGGTCGAGCTGGTCTCTTTGATGAAACAGAAGGACTAATCATAAATATGCCAATGGAGCCAGATGTTTTCGTATGGGGTGCACTACTCGGTGGCTGTCAAATGCACCAAAATTTTCAGTTAGGAGAAAAAGTCGCCTGGTATTTAATTGCTTTAGAGCCTCTGAACCATGCTTTTTACGTTAATCTTTGTGATATATATGCCAAAGCTAGAAGGTTTGATCATGTGAAGGAAATTAGAGCCTTTATGAAAGAAAAAGGGATTGAGAAGACCGTTCCTGGCTGCAGCACGATTGAAGTTAATGGAGTTGTCTGCGAATTTTCTATAAGAGGATCACCTCAAGTTTTGATGACGGAAATAAAGTGTGTCTTAGCTAGTTTGATTGATGAGATAGGAAGTAGTAGTAATATGAGCTTCGTTTTTGAATGTTAA